Part of the Candidatus Syntrophosphaera sp. genome is shown below.
TGGCGCGCTCCAGGAGGCTGTTGTAGTAATTGAAACCGATGGATTGGATGATGCCGCTCTGTTTGGTGCCCAGGATGGTGCCCGCTCCGCGCAGCTCGAGGTCGCGCAGGGCGACCTGGAAACCTGCTCCCAGGTAATCGTATTGGGTGAGGGCCTCCAAGCGCTGGCGGGCAACGCCGGTGGTGCCCTTGGAGATCAGGAGGTAGGAATAGGCGCGGCGGTTGCTGCGCCCCACGCGTCCGCGCATCTGGTAAAGCTGGGCGAGGCCGAAGGTGTCGGCGCGGTCGATGAGGATGGTGTTGGCGTTGGGGATGTCGATCCCGTTTTCGATGATGGTGGTGGAGATCAGCACCTGGAATTCGCGGTTGATGAAGGCGTCCATCACCTCCTCCAGATGGCGTTCCGGCATCTGGGCGTGGCCGACGACGAATCTGACATTCGGCATCAGGGCGCGCAGTTCTTCGGCGATGGTCTCGATGGTCTGAACGCGGTTGTGGATGAAGAAAACCTGGCCGCCGCGGTCGATCTCGCGCCGGATGGCGTCTTTGATCACCTCGTTGTCACGCGGGGTGATGATGGTGCGGATGGGCAGACGTTCCTTGGGCGAGGTCTGCATCAGGGAAATTTCCTTGAGCCGGGCCAGGGCCATGTTCATCGTGCGCGGGATGGGCGTGGCGCTCATGTAGAGGGTGTCCACGTTGGATTGGAGCTTGCGGAGGCGCTCCTTGTGGCGAACCCCGAAGCGGTGTTCCTCATCGATGATGAGCAGGCCGAGGTTCTGAAACCGGATGTCCTTGGAAAGCAGCCTGTGGGTGCCGATGGCGATATCGACGGTCCCGGCGGCAATTCCGGAAATGTCCTCGCGCAATTGGGCGTTGCTGCGGAAACGGCTCATCATGGCCACGCGGACGGGGTATTGGGCCAGCCTTTCCCGAAAAACGCGCCAATGCTGCTCCGCCAAAAGGGTTGTGGGAACGAGCACGGCGACCTGGCAGCCGGAACAGACGGCCTTGAAAGCGGCGCGGACGGCTACCTCGGTCTTGCCGAAACCCACGTCTCCGCAAAGCAGGCGCTCCATCGGGGCCGGGCTTTCCATGTCCGCCTTGATCTCGTTGGTGGAGCGGACCTGGTCGGCCGTATCCTCGTAGATGAAGGATTCCTCCATCTCGCGCTGCCAGGTGGTGTCCGGCTGATGGGCAAATCCGATGCGCGAGCTGCGTTCCGCGTAAAGCTTGACGATGTCCGCGGCGATGAGCTCGATCTGCTGGGTGGCCTTGTGCTTGGTATGCTGCCATTTGGCCGATCCGATCCGGTTCAGGACAGGCTCGGCACTTTCCTCCGCGACGTATTTGGTGACGAGCTTGAGCTGGTAGGTGGGCACGTAGACCCGGTCGTCCCCGGCATAGCGGAGTACCAGGCATTCGGTTTCCTGGCCGTCCAGGCGGATGATGGTGAGGCCTTCGAAGATCCCGATCCCGTGGTCGATATGGACAACATAGTCGCCGGGCTTGAGGCTTTCGTAATCCACGATCTCTTCGCCGGGCGAGAAGCGCGGGGAATAGCGTTTGCGCTTGTAGCGGTTGAAAATCTCGTGGTCGGTCCAGAGCGCCAGATCGCAGTCCAGAACGCGGAAACCCTCGTGCAGTACGCCGATGTGGCTGTCCGGATCGCAGCCGAAATCCTGGAGAAGTTCGTGCATGCGCTTGCTTTGGCTGGGATTGTCAAACAGCAGGATGGGGCGGGTGTTTTGGGCTTCCAGATGTTTCAGGGACGAGGCCAGGAGCCCCAGATCGCCGTTGAAGGAGGGCTGGGCTTCGAACGGGGCTTTGACGTTGGTGGTGGAAAAGGGCAGCACAAATTCGCTCTGGGAGAGGAACAGGCTGCTCTGGGGACGGGTGAGCTCCAGCAATTTCGCTTCGTCCGCCATCAGCCTGTCCGGGGGGCTGAGCTTGGCTTTGGTCTTTTTTTTCAGCTCACGCCGGTATTGCAGGTGCACCTGTTCGTTGAGTTGCTCGAATTCCTCATGGATGTAGACATAATTGTTGAAGAGGAGCAGGCGTTTGTCCGGGTCGAAATAGTCCGCGAAGGTGGAAAGCCCGTCCAGAAGGAGGCTGAACTGGTTTTCGATGCCTTCAAAGAATCCCGTTGTCCGCAATTGGGGCGCCAGAACGGAGGAATCGCTGATGTCGTCGAGGGAGAATTCCCGGGCTGGGATGATGGTGTAGGAAGGCACTTCGCCGGGCTCGGAGCGCTGGGTGTTGGTGGAAAAATAGCGCATGGTGATGATCTCGTCGCCAAAGAACTCGATCCGCACGGGCCTCAGATCGGGTGGGCTGAAGATGTCCATGATGCCTCCGCGCCGGGCCACCTGGAAGACCTTGCTGATCTGATACTGGGGTTCGAAGCCCATGTTGACCAGGTCGCGCATCAGGTCGTCGGGCGGATATTCCAGCCCGGGGCGCAGTTCCCTCACGTGGCGGGAAATGTTGGACAGAGGCGGGAGATAGCGCAGCAGGGCGCGGATGGAGACGCTGTAAACGGCCGGCTGGCCTTTGAGGACGTTCTGGATGCACATCATGCGGGTGGCGCGGATGGAATAGTGGGGCGAGCGCTCTTCGTAGGGCAGGATCTCGTAATCCGGCAAATAATGGGCATTGGCGGGGCCGATCAGGGCGCAGAGGTCATCCCAGATGTCCTCGGCGATGATGTCGTCCTGGGAAACGATCAGGATGTCCTTTTGGGTGAGGGTCCAAAGATGCGCCGCCACCAGAGCGCGGGCGCTCTGATTGAGATGGTGGACCTGAAGATGCCGGGCGGAATCCAGGCTGGCGGGCAGGCTTTGGAAGAAGGCCGATGCTTCCAGGCGGGGGCGGATCTTGGCGTATATCATCTTGGCGTCAAAGCGGTTCGGTGCTGACGAAGGTCCCGATTATCTTCGTGAGTTTGCCGCTTGAAAAAGAGATGGTGAGGCGGGCGTCGGACCCGATCCCGTCAACGCTGAGCACAGTCCCGGGGCCGTATTCCGAGTGCCAGACCTTTTGGCCGATGCGGAATTGCTTGTCCTTTTCGGTGATGCGGTGCCTGGTCTTGGGCCTGGCCCGGGGCGCGGTGGCAAGGTCGGCCTGATCGCCAGATCCCGCGAAGAGCGATTCATCCAGCTCCTGGAGGAAGAGGCTGGGTTTGGTAAAATAGAAAGTGTCGTAGAGGCGGCGGCATCTGGCATAGCTCAGCAGCAGCCTGGTTTTGGCCCGGGTCACGCCCACGTAGAGCAGCCTTCTTTCCTCTTCGATGGATTCGCGGCTGTCCATGCTCATGCGGTGGGGCAGAAGCTCCTGTTCCAGACCCACGATGAAGACGCAATCGAATTCCAGGCCCTTGGCGTTGTGAAGAGTCATCAGGCGGACGGAATCGGCGCTTCTTTCCGCCCGGTCCATGTCCGTCTGGAGGGCCACGAAAGGCAGGAAATCCGCCAGGAGCGGCGGCTGGTCTTGTTCCTCGAGCCAGCGCTCGGAAAATTCGCTCACCGAACTGACGAACTCGATCAGGTTTTCCACGCGGGAGATGTCCTTGGGGTCGTTGGTCCTTTTGTAGAGGGAGATCAGGTCCAGATGGTCCATGATGTCCTTCACCACATCCAGAACTGGCGAAGATTGCGCCATCACGCGCCACTCCTCGAGTTTGGCGGCAAATTCCGCGAGCCTTTGTTTGGTGCCGCCGTTGATTTCCGCGATGGCGCCGGCGTTTTGGAGGGCTTGGTAGAGATTGACGTGGGTCTTGGCGGCAAAACCGAGCAGGCGGTTTACAGTCACCTGTCCGATGCCTCGCGGAGGTTCATTGATGACGCGGAGCAGGCTTTCGGCGTCGGCTGTGTTGGAGATCGCAGCCAGATAGGCAAGCAGGTCGCGGATCTCCTTGCGCTGGTAGAAATGCAGGCTGCCCACGATGGAGTGGGGTATCTTGCGCTGCATGAAGGCGTATTCGAAGACCCGGGATTGTGCGTTGGTGCGGTAGAGGACAGCCATCTGGCTGTAGGGGATGCCCTTTTTGTTCAGGTCCATAACCCGCAAGGCCGTTTTGTCGGC
Proteins encoded:
- the mfd gene encoding transcription-repair coupling factor codes for the protein MIYAKIRPRLEASAFFQSLPASLDSARHLQVHHLNQSARALVAAHLWTLTQKDILIVSQDDIIAEDIWDDLCALIGPANAHYLPDYEILPYEERSPHYSIRATRMMCIQNVLKGQPAVYSVSIRALLRYLPPLSNISRHVRELRPGLEYPPDDLMRDLVNMGFEPQYQISKVFQVARRGGIMDIFSPPDLRPVRIEFFGDEIITMRYFSTNTQRSEPGEVPSYTIIPAREFSLDDISDSSVLAPQLRTTGFFEGIENQFSLLLDGLSTFADYFDPDKRLLLFNNYVYIHEEFEQLNEQVHLQYRRELKKKTKAKLSPPDRLMADEAKLLELTRPQSSLFLSQSEFVLPFSTTNVKAPFEAQPSFNGDLGLLASSLKHLEAQNTRPILLFDNPSQSKRMHELLQDFGCDPDSHIGVLHEGFRVLDCDLALWTDHEIFNRYKRKRYSPRFSPGEEIVDYESLKPGDYVVHIDHGIGIFEGLTIIRLDGQETECLVLRYAGDDRVYVPTYQLKLVTKYVAEESAEPVLNRIGSAKWQHTKHKATQQIELIAADIVKLYAERSSRIGFAHQPDTTWQREMEESFIYEDTADQVRSTNEIKADMESPAPMERLLCGDVGFGKTEVAVRAAFKAVCSGCQVAVLVPTTLLAEQHWRVFRERLAQYPVRVAMMSRFRSNAQLREDISGIAAGTVDIAIGTHRLLSKDIRFQNLGLLIIDEEHRFGVRHKERLRKLQSNVDTLYMSATPIPRTMNMALARLKEISLMQTSPKERLPIRTIITPRDNEVIKDAIRREIDRGGQVFFIHNRVQTIETIAEELRALMPNVRFVVGHAQMPERHLEEVMDAFINREFQVLISTTIIENGIDIPNANTILIDRADTFGLAQLYQMRGRVGRSNRRAYSYLLISKGTTGVARQRLEALTQYDYLGAGFQVALRDLELRGAGTILGTKQSGIIQSIGFNYYNSLLERAITAVQDGKSVSGELETPKTRRKLSTEIDLYFPPEYINDDEQRLAIYRRLGAFEDLAEIADFESELADRFGPLPDKAAWLLMYFKLNILAKQADLLNCHVRHHTLTLEFKPENLPPRQKVLDFSSKVKQDLRFDAAKGLKLEIAFDKNLEYREQFAEALRLLELYVQS
- a CDS encoding UvrD-helicase domain-containing protein, producing the protein LVYDWRAPISSMFYDFETGPARYQAPAGEVAGQVTLKRQMRIKNRLLLPEDLARAESEAPPKGHHDDFESKFLRIYTLYQQSLLLNQALDFDDILLYTARLLKTNPTVREKYRQLFRYVMIDEYQDTNQAQFEIVHQIAGEHQRVCVVGDDDQAIYSFRGATIRNILEFERDYQNVLPIRLEQNYRSTMRILGLANSIIKNNRKRHSKDLWSELGDGEKPELFTYEDETDEADKTALRVMDLNKKGIPYSQMAVLYRTNAQSRVFEYAFMQRKIPHSIVGSLHFYQRKEIRDLLAYLAAISNTADAESLLRVINEPPRGIGQVTVNRLLGFAAKTHVNLYQALQNAGAIAEINGGTKQRLAEFAAKLEEWRVMAQSSPVLDVVKDIMDHLDLISLYKRTNDPKDISRVENLIEFVSSVSEFSERWLEEQDQPPLLADFLPFVALQTDMDRAERSADSVRLMTLHNAKGLEFDCVFIVGLEQELLPHRMSMDSRESIEEERRLLYVGVTRAKTRLLLSYARCRRLYDTFYFTKPSLFLQELDESLFAGSGDQADLATAPRARPKTRHRITEKDKQFRIGQKVWHSEYGPGTVLSVDGIGSDARLTISFSSGKLTKIIGTFVSTEPL